The DNA segment AACCTGGAGCGTTTCGAAAGCAACAATCATTTCTTCAACGTCCACTACGAGGGCCTCCCGGTCGGCACGCTCGGAGCGTATTTCTACTACCTCGACCTCGAGCAGGCCGCTGCCGTCTCAGGCTCGACCGCGGGCCTGTTCTATGAGGCCACCATCAAGCTCGACGACAACTGGAGCCTGCCCGTGCGGCTGGAGTACGCCTTTCAGACGGACAACTCTGGCTCACGAACCGCGACAGTGCAGGACTTCTGGTTCAATTACGGACATGTCTCCGTCGCCGGTAAATACAAAGGTCTGGAACTGGGTATCTCCTACGAATATCTCGGCGGCAACAGTCAGCGCGCCTTCCAGACCCCGCTGGCCACCCTGCACAAGTTCAACGGGCAGGCCGACGTATTCCTGACCACACCCACCACCAGCGTAGGCGGCGGACTCCAGGACTACCGCGTCTTTGTCAACGCCCCGCTGCCGTGGAAGATCCAGGGCTTCGGAAGCTTCCACTACTTCACCGCCGCCGACACGTCCACCACCTGGGGGCACGAGGTGGACGTGGGTATCAAACGCAAGTTCACCGAGAACCTGACCGGGCTGGTCAAGTTCGCCCAGTACTGGGGCAGCGGCTCCAGCGCCAATGTCGGCGCGCTGGCCAGCAATGTCACCAAGGTCTGGGTGCAGGTCGATTTCAGCCTCTAGGAGGACCACCGATGCCGCACGCGCCCACCATCGAGATTCTCGCCCTGTGGCTTTCGCCCGGACACGACTTCAAGGGCCGCCACGGGCGCGGACGGCTCGACCACGGCATGCAACCCGTTCCAGCAGTGGAGTGCCACGCCGGCCTCGGGCTGAAGGGCGACCGCTACTACGGCCACGCCGAGAACTTCAAAGGGCAGGTCACGTTCTTCGACGCCGCCGTGGCCGAGGCGCTCGGGCAGGAGTTGAACATCTCGGTCGACCCCGCTCATCTGCGGCGCAACATCCTCGTTCGCGGGCTGGACCTGAACGGCCTTATCGGGCGTCGCTTCCGGCTGGGGGGCGGCGAATTCTCCGGCTCCGAAGAGTGCCGCCCCTGCTATTGGATGGACGAGGCCGTCGCCCCCGGCGCCTTCGAGTGGCTGAAAGGCCGGGGCGGCCTGCGCTGTCGTATTCACAAATCAACTACACTTAACACAGGCCTTCAATCCTTTTTCGACCTTGGAGAGGACGAGGCTCTTCAACACCATGCCTGAACTTATCAGAGTCTGTGAAGCGGACCGGCGGCTGGCGGAATGCCAGCGGCTCGCGCCCACAGTGAGCTGCCCGCTCGCCAGCGCAGTTGGCCGCGTCCTGCGCCAGTCGGTGATAGCCGACCGGGATTTGCCGCCGTTCGACCGTGTCATGATGGATGGATACGCCATCAACACGGGCCGAACCGCACCCGGTGCGATACTACCCGTGGCGGGCCGCAGCGATGCGGGTGCCCCGCAGGCGACACTGCCCCCCGCCCCAGTCGCTTGGGAAGTCATGACCGGCGCGCCTCTGCCTGAACATGCCGACGCGGTCGTCCCCTACGAAGCAATCGCACCGGGGCAGCACGCAGGCAGCATTCATTTACCAGCCGATGGCCAGCCCGTATCCGGCGCATTCATCCACCGCCGGGGCTCGGACTATGCGGCGGGGGCGACGCTCCTTTCTTCCGGAACTTTGCTGGGTCCGGCGGAGATTGGCATCGCCGCCTCCTGTGGTCTGTCGGAGCTACTCGTCAGCGAACATCCACGCCTGGCGGTCTTCGCCACCGGCGACGAACTGGTTGATGTGTACGTCCAGCCAGCCTCCCACCAGATACGTCAGTCCAACGCCTATGCACTAGAGGCCGCACTCACATTGTCCGGCTACCCGGTAAGCGAAAGTGCTCGCCTGGCCGACGAGACCGCGTCCGAAGACCGTATCCGTGAGGCGGTGGATAAACACGATGTCGTAATCATCGCAGGTGCGGCTTCGCGAGGGCGGCGGGACTGGGCCGCACCGCTGCTGGACTCGCTGGCCACACGGGTCTTTCACGGCATCAGGCAGCACCCGGGGAAGCCGCTGGGCTTGTGGTGTCGCCCCGAGGGGAAGCTCATTTTCCTTCTACCGGGCAATCCCGTCGCCGCCCTGACCGGGATGATCCGGTTTGTCCTCCCGGCCCTGAGTGAGCGCGAGGGCCGCCCGCTCAGGCATGCTTATTGCTCATTACGGGAGCCACCGGCACCGACGGACTTCACGCGCTACCTGCCGGTACGGCTGTCCGTGCTCGGCCCGGCGACAGCGGTTGCCCCGCGTAACTCCGGCGACTACGCCCGGCTCGCCGGGACGGACGGATTTATCGAAATCCCGTCACACCAGAGCCCCCTTCCCTCCACTTCCCACTTTCGTTTTTACGCATGGAAATAGCAAACACCACTCTCACCCATCTCGACGAGCACGCCCAGCCGGGACTGGTCGATGTCTCCGCCAAACAGCCCACCGTACGCCAGGCCGAGGCCGAGGCCTTTGTGCGGTTCGAGCCCGACGCCTGGACAACGCTGGCTCAGGCGGGATTCGCCACGAGCAAGGGCCCGATCAGTGAAGTTGCCCGTGTGGCCGGAACGATGGCCGTCAAGCAGACCGCCCAGTGGATCCCCTTCTGCCACCCCCTTCCGATCGACGGGTGCGAGTTCGACCTCACACCGGAAGCCGACGGTATGCGCATCCGCTGCCGGGTATCTACTACCGCACGCACCGGTGTCGAGATGGAGGCGCTGACCGGCGCGAGCACCGCCGCCCTCACGCTCTACGACATGACGAAAAGCCTAGGCCACGGCACAGAGATTCTCCATATCCGCCTTCTATCGAAGTCTGGCGGCAAGTCCGATTTTACCGCATGAGCATACCTACTCATCATACCCGTCCGCTACGGGGCCTCGTGCTGGCCGGCGGCCACAGCAGACGTATGGGCCGCGACAAGGCCTCCCTGTGCTACCACGCGCCCGGCCTGCCGCAGTGGCGATACACTTCGCAACTGCTGAGTGAAACCGGACTGCCCGTCTGCCTCTCGGTCCGCCCCGGACAGGCGCTACCGGGCTGGAGTCCGAACGACCCGCCGGTGCTGCCGGATCAGACGAACGACGCCGGTCCGCTGGCGGGGCTGCTCGCGGCGCTGGAAGCTTTTCCTGGCGAGGCGATCTTCGCCGTTGCCTGCGACCTTCCGCTACTGGATACCGACACATTGCGAACGTTGATCGCCGCCCGGCAAGCCAATGCATTGGCCATCGCCTATCACAGCACCCACGATGGTCTGCCCGAACCGCTCTGCACCATTTACGAGCCGGACATCGCACCCATCCTCCGGGATGCTCTCCACAGTGGCTTCCGGTGCCCACGCAAAATTCTTATCCAGCACGCAGAGGTCGTTCGGCTGATCAAGCTGCCCAAACCCGATGCACTAGACAACGCGAATACGCCCGAGGATTTTTTCCGGCTGAAGCAAAGCCTGCAAAACGCGTTACCGCTCTCAACACGTCCCCTCACAACCCACGGTTAGCCACATGATGAAGCAAATCAAAATCCTGTACTTTGGACAGCTCCGGCAGGCGCGGGGCCTGGCGGAGGAAACCGTCAACACCCCCGCCGAAACACTGGCCGAGCTTTTCACCCTACAAAGCGCATCCCACGGGCTCACCCTCGCCTCGCGTCATCTCAAGATGGCCCGCAATGATGAGTTCTGCCCGCCCGCGGAAGCCCTCTGTGATGGGGACACGGTCGCCTTCCTGCCACCTGTCTGTGGCGGTTAAAATCAAAAACATCGCACCGATGGATTTCATCCTCAGCGCCGTACCCATAGATGTCTACGCCCTGCGTCATCGTATGATGGCACCGGAAGCGGGCGGCTTTTGCAGCTTCGAGGGATGGGTGCGTAATCACCATCAGGGCCGCAGCGTAAACGCCCTGGCCTACGAGGCGTACGCGCCCCTCGCGCTCAAGGAAGGGCGGCGAATCCTTCGCGAGGCACAGCGCCGATTTGCCATCACGTCGGCCTGCGCCGAGCATCGCATCGGGCACCTAATCCCGGGAGAGCTCGCCGTCTGGGTGGGCGTCAGCGCCGCGCATCGGGATGCCGCCTTTGACGCATGCCGCTTCATTATCGATGCCATCAAGGACACGGTCCCCATCTGGAAGCATGAGTTTTACAGCGACGGCACCCAGACCTGGGTTGATCCGACGCAGACGCCCAGTGCCACCTGAACTCTCACCGCCTCATTATGCCGACAGCCACCCTCGCAGCTCCTTCCACGCCCGCTCATCACGCCTTGGCCGACCAGAGAGGAAGGCTGCTGCGCGACCTACGTCTGTCGGTCATCGACCGGTGCAACCTGCGCTGCCAGTATTGCCTGCCCGCTCGGCTCCACGGCGACGATTTTCCCTTCCTACCCGCCGCCCGGCTGCTGAGTTTCGAACAGATAGAGGCACTCGTCAGCGCCTTTATCGACTTGGGCGTCGAAAAAATCCGCCTCACCGGCGGCGAGCCGCTCCTGCGTCCGCGTCTACCCGAGCTAGTCGCTCGGCTGCGCGCACTCGGCCCACACCTGAACCTCGCCCTGACCACGAACGGCCTGCGCCTGAACACCGCCTGTAATGAGCTGGCCGACGCCGGACTCAACCGCGTCAATGTCAGCCTCGACGGGCTCTCACCCACTGTGGCCGAACGCATGGCGGGCCGCCCGCTCCCCGTTGAACAAGTCTGGCACGCGATCCTCCAAGCGCGCTCGGCGGGACTGCAGGTCAAGGTCAACACAGTCGTTCGACGCGGGGTCAACGAGTCGGAAATCCTCCCGCTGGCCCGGCGTTGCCGCGAGCACGCCATCCCTCTGCGATTTATCGAATACATGGACGTTGGTACGACGAATAACTGGAGCGAAGGTGATGTCGTCACCGGCGCAGAAATCCGGCAGCGTCTCGCTTCCCTGCCCCCGCTGGTGCCAGTACCGCCCCAACCCGGCGATGTCGCCCGCCGCTACCGCTACGCAGACGGTAGCGGCGAAATCGGCTTGATCAACTCCATCAGCGAACCTTTCTGCGGCGGGTGCACCCGCGCCCGCGTGTCCGCCGAGGGCAGGCTCTACGCCTGCCTCTTTGCTTCCGAAGGCGTCGATCTCAAGCCTTGGTTAAGCACTGCTGAAAGCTCGGCGGGTTCGCTGACGGCGAGAATCACCAGCGCTTGGCGTCAGCGCTACGACCGCTACTCCGAACTTCGCAAAAAACAGCCTCTCACTAATCGCAAACGCAGCGAGATGTGGCAACTAGGGGGATAGGCATGATATGATTTTTGAAGCTCCTAAATCTACGAACAATGATGCGGTATCTTTTCAAATCTATTGCGATGACCTAGAGGAAGTCGATCGTCTGTGGGCAGCCCTCAGTGAGTGGGGGAAATCGCTTGTAGTTGGCAGAAGAACCGCTGGGGGCTAGGCTGGCAGATTGTCCCAAGCGCCTGCTCAAATTGATCACCGACCCCACCCCAGACCGAGCCAAACGTCTCATGGATGCGATGATGACGATGATTAAGCTCGATATCCCTGCCCTGGAGCAGGCTGTGAACGGCAGCGCGTAATTATTCGGGCGGTTATAGTACTCAATCAATCGCTGCTGCTTGTGAGAGCTGAGCCTGCTTTTTCGTTCACACATTGCTGATAAACCAAGAATGTTTTACGATCTTAGCTAGGTCAGCCCCAACGAAAAAGTAGAAGCCAAACTGAAAGAGGTCCGTGCCGATCAATCCCGTCCCGCCCATTGCATCTCATCCCATCCGCACTCGCAGGCAGAAGACCTGCTGCTGATCGATGAAAACGGCGAATGCTGGCAGATGCCTTGGTCGTGCCTCAAGTATAGTTCGCTCAATAAGCGCGGAGAGCATTTTCACCTCTCCTTTGAGACCCATGAGGTCTGGCTCTACGGCAAATACCTGGCGGAACTGTCTGAACCGCTGGCCAAGCGCCAAATCGCCTCCATCCAAGCCTTCGGCAGTGATAACGAACACCGGACCCGTTCGGACCAGCCCTTTATCGAACGGATCACTGTCTCCGAGAAAGGAAAGCTCGAATAAGCGCGGTATGACCATCTCCAAAAACAAAACCGCCAAACAAAAATCCCGCAAGTCGCTGGATTTACGGGATCTAAAGTGGTGGCCAGAACGTGAATCGAACACGTGACACAAGGATTTTCAGTCCTCTGCTTTTATGTTTTTAATTGTGGTCAAGTTTGGCTTTTAAGCATTTACTATTAAATGGTTATAAGTATTTTATGGATTTACAAAAACCAACATTGACCACACTTAAAATCCATTGAAAAGCCAAAAAATGGCACAGTTATGGCACAGTGATTAACCCAAGGACTTCACGAAAGGCTGAAAATGGCTCTCTCTAAAACTCATCAGGATTACTGGATGCACCGCATTCAAAAAAGAACCTATGAACGGCAGGACGGCAGCACCGAGACCATCAACGAATGGCAGGTGCGAGTCAGCCATAACTGTCGCCGAGAGTGGTTCTCCCTGGGCTCGAATAACAAAATCTTCGCCGCTAAGCGGGCCGCTGCCATTTACCAGAGCCTCAAGATCAACGGCTGGGACGAAACCATTCGCCAGTTCAAAGGAGAAAAGTACGAGAAGGTTAAGGTCATCTCCCTTGGGGAATACCTAAAGGCCGTCGAGAACCGTGCCAACCTCAACCCCAAAACCTTTACCACCTATTGCCGGAAGCTGCGCACCCTCGTGGCAGATATCAAAGGCATCCCCCAAACCAAGGAGCGGTACGACCACTTCCACAAGCACCACCTCAAATGGCGTGAAGCGGTCGATAAGACCCCGCTGGGCTACCTGGCCGCCGACCGCATCCGCAAGTGGCAGAAATCGGAAATCGCCAAGGCCCAGCATGACCCGGTCAAGATTCGCAAAGCGGAGCACACCGCGAATTCGATTGTCCGCAACGCACGCTCGCTGTTCAGCCCCAAGATCACCGGGCTGCTCAAGGAAATGGAGCTCCCCAATCCCCTGCCCTTTGCCGATGTCGAGATGCTGAAGTCGTCGTCCATGCGCTACCGTAGTCAAATCGATGTCGGCGAACTGGTCACCGCCGCCGAAACAGAGCTTCCCCCAAAATACCCCGAGCAATACAAGATATTCCTCCTGAGCCTCTTCGCCGGGCTCCGCCGCAACGAAATCGACAAACTGCTCTGGGAGTCAGTGGATGCGGTCCGGGGAGAAATCGTCATCGCTCCGCATACGTTCTTTTCCGTCAAAACCGAGACCTCCATCGGGGCCGTCCCCGTCGATCCGGGCCTCTTGAAGATTCTGGAGACATTCAAGGAGAAGGCCACCGGCTCCTTTGTCATCGAGTCCAAAGTCCCCCCGAAAATGGACAAGGACTACGCCCACTACCGGGCGAATGCGCACTTCCGCAAGCTAAGCGCCTGGCTCCGGTCCAAAGGCATCACCGCCCAATCCCCCATTCACACTCTCCGCAAAGAATACGGACGCCTCCTGACGGAAAAATTCGGCATCTACGCCGCCAGCAAGGCCCTCCGCCACGCCGGCATCCAGATCACTGCCGCCCACTACGCCGACGACACCCGCCGAAACATCATCTCCATCAACGATGTCCACGCCACTCCCGCCCCCTCTCCGCAAATGAACGACTCAGCCTGAGTGCGGTTGACGGGGCAAGGTGCAGGTGACAGGATAAACCGGTGCCATTTTCCCGCATAGAGTACGTCCACGGTGGGGTACACCTCCCCCGTCTGGGTCTGTGGCTCGACCCCTCCCGTCCCAAAGCGGGAGCGGTCTTTGTCAGCCACGCTCACAGCGACCATACCGCCGCCCACCGTTCCGTCATTCTCAGTGCCCCGACCGCGCACCTCATGCGCCTGCGTCTCGGGGGCGATCGCACAGAGCACTGTCTGAGCTTCGGGAAGGCAACCGAGTTTCACGCCGGAGAGATACCGTTCCGTCTCACCTTGCTCCCTGCCGGGCACATCCTCGGCAGCAGCATGGCCTATATCGAGGCCGGGGGCCAGAGCCTGCTCTATACGGGCGACTTCAAGCTGCGCTCCGGGCTCTCGTGCGAGCCCTGCCAGCTACGCCCGGCAGATATCCTCATCATGGAGACGACCTTTGGCCGTCCGCACTACCGACTTCCAGACCCGACGCAAACCTGGCAAGCATTGGCCGACTTTTGCCACGAAACGCTGGCGGCGGGGGCCACCCCCGTCCTGATGGCCTACTCTCTGGGCAAGACGCAGGAAGTGCTCGCCGGGCTTAAAACGACCGGGTTGACCTTTGCCCTGCACGAGCAGGCCCACCTCATGACACAGGCCTACGAGGCCCACGGTGTGAGCTTCCCCGCCTATGCGTGCTTTGACGGCAGTGAGTTGGACGGAAAGGTTCTTATCTGGCCCCCGGCCGCGTTGCGCTCAAAGCTCCTGAAGGGCTTGCCCCGCCTGCGCACGGCAGCCATCACCGGCTGGGCTATGGACGCGTCCTGCCGGTTCCGCATGAAAGCCGATACCGCCTTTGCCCTCAGCGATCACGCCGACTATCCAGAGTTGCTGGAAGCCGTCAAGCAGGTCAACCCAAGCCAAGTCTGGACCCTCCACGGCAGCGCCGCCGACTTCGCCGACAGCCTCCGCCAACACGGCTACCAAGCCGCCCCCCTCAGCCAGCCCGACCAGCTCTCCCTCATTCTCGGCTGCTAGTCGGAATGCTCGCAACACTGACGGCCCCACCGTCCCCGGCATTGTTCTATCCAACGAAGCGAAATAGCGTACTTATTCTGTTAAAGGAGGTTGCAGCTTGAGGCGGAAAAAAACTGCCGGTTGTCATCCCACGGGATGCCCCAGATTTCATTCTCCTCTTTTCTGAGTAAAACCATGCCGGTATCATCCCAGTCCTCCAGATTGAAACTGCGCTGAACCTGCCAGCTCAGGCCGGGGGTATTGTTGTCAGGGTTGACGGCGACAGTTGCGTAATCGACCCCGGCGATGCTCACTCGGCCCTTGTCGCTCGACGCTGTGGGAGCTGACAACCGAGCCTTTTTGCCGTTCTCGTAGTCGAGGATGTCTGCTTGTCCGTTGTTATCTGCATCTGCCCAGAGCGCGGCATCGTGGTCTGTCGGCAAGTAGCCATACTTTTGCATGTACCAGTCCTCAAACGCATTAAAGGTGAAAACAGAGACGTCATTATCGGTCGTCACATAGAGAGTGCCGCCGAAATATGCTAGTCCGTCTGAGCCATAATACGATTGAGGCTCGGCATCCTCTCTGAGTAAAATAGATGCCAGCGTCCAATCGCCATCGCTGTCATGTCGATAGGCAGAGACACTCCCCGCATAGCGGTTGGCCAACGTGCTGTATCTGTACGTTGTGAACATCCAGCCATCTTGGGCGATCAAAGGTTGGCCACCACCGTACAGTTGCTGGCGCAACACAGGAAGGCCCACAGGCGGGATGTCGTAGATATACATGCGCCCATGTGCATTCCAGTACGGATTAGAAACGATAAGTTGTCCGTCTGAATAGGCCACATACTTGCCGAAGGCAGAAGTCGGATAGGACGTGTAAGGGTCAGGAGGGAGCAAACCACCATCAAGATTCCATACACCTTCATCTGATAGCTCGTAAATGTACACAGCTCCGTCATTAATTGCAGTTCCATCCCCGTTTTCCTGCATAGGAGCACCCACTGCCAGCTTGTTCCCGTAGAATGCCAGCGTGGAGCCGAGGTTGTCAAAACCACCGACAGAGGTGATACTCTGCTGGAGTGTCCAGCCCTCGCCATCCCCATAGGCGTACAGTTCGAGCGCATCACGCCAGGCCGACATCTCCGTCACGTAGTGGCGATAGATGACCGCCAGCCAGTTATCGTGGATCGCAATTGGGATATTGCCACTTCCCAGGTAGTAGTACCCCTCGCTGGAGATTAAAGTCTGTACCAGCGCCCAGGAGCCGTCCTCCTGACGCTCGTACACAGCCATAAAGGGCAAGCCCTGTGGGCTGTTTCGATCATTGTGCCCAACGCCAAGAAACAGCCGGTCCCCGTCGCAGTAACCACGCCCACCAAACTGACAGCCAGCAGGCAGGTTGTCCTCCGTAAAGCTTGTCACCAGTTCCAATGAACTGTCCTCAAGCACCCGATACTCGTAGATGCTAAGCTCACGGATACTGTCCCCCGGAGCGTAGGGGATTACAATCAAGTTTCCAGTCTCGCTGAAGAAGTGGTTCTCGGAGGTGAAATCCGTTCCTGCCAAGACTGGGATGAGATCAAGCTCTTTCTCAGGCTGACGGATAACGCCTGGAGCGTAGGGAGACTCGATCGCCAGGGGGACGGTCTCGCTGCTGGAAAGGACTCCATCATTCGCGCTAATCTGTATCTCATGGACGCCACGATCCTTATAATAGGGCGACGAGGCTCGAAGATCCCCCTGCCCATCGGCATCGCAAGTAAACGAAAAGTACGCGGGCATCCCCTCCGCACGAAGGACACAGGTGTCCCCATCAGGGTCGCTCACCGTCACATACGTGTAAAAATACTCTCCGACGGTTGCGCTCATGGGAGGGGCTCGAAAGGGGGAAGTGTTAATGATCGGAGCTTCATTAATGTCCGTCTGCTCCAGGCTGACACTGCCGAGTTCGAAGCCAAGCTCGATGCTCTCTGAAAGCTCATTCACAATCTGCCAGGAGATGGTCGATCCAGCCTCGACGAAAAGCTGAAAACGACCTGGCTCGTAAAGTGTATTGGGGTCGAAGCTCAGGTACTCTTCCCCGTTTACAAGCAGAGCCATCGTGGTGGCAGGGGCCTCTGGGGTACTCGGAGCGTCCAGTGCCTGCGGATGTTCCAGCGACCACCAGAACTCCAGATGCCCGCTTTCGGATACTGTGGCAGTCAGCGTGGTAGAGCTTTCTGGCGAAAGCGTGGGGATCGCCATGCTGCGTCCATCGGGGAATTGCCACTGGTCGTCGTGATAACTCCAGTCGAATGAATTATCCAGAGACCACTCGAGGGCGTTATCATCGCCCAGATAATGACTGAGGGCCGCTGGGGTGGCCTCTCCCGCTACGATCTGAAGCCCACTGATAAAGGCATCGTCGTTTCGAACATTTAGGAATATTTGTACGGTGTCAGCATGGCTGACCTCCACCTTGATACGGGCGTATGATTCGCCCTCGACATATTGCTCCGACCAAACGCCGCTGATCGATTTGGGTTGAGGGGCGCTATTGCTTGTAGCGATAGCAACTTCACTTGCCTTCGGGTAGTCCTGCCGACCAACCATGTAAACATAAAAGGTGTAGGTGCCCTCTGGGAGCCCGGCGACAGCAAGGGTCATTGTTGAGGTACCCGTGCACAGGTAGTCTCCGAGCAGCGGCTGATCTTCCTTGGAAAAGGGTTGTGCGCCGGGATTGACATCCGAGACGGCCTTCGAGAATGAAAAAGAGACATTAACCGTGTCGGCGGTAACTGCTCCGCTATTGTCTGCGAGGCTTTCGACGGACTCGCCCGCACGCAGTGATGAGTATCTATTCCAATAACCACTGAGTGGTGCAGCAGCAGCATAGGCAGGCTGCGGGGTTTGTCTTGACGTGCCAAAATCGATGTTAATGGACCACGGATCGCTAGCAGCGTAGCTACTAAGGGCATAGGCTAACAATAACAGCAAAAGGGATAATAAGCGTTTCATGGAGATGGTGGGCCAACAAATAGGACTGTACTTCCGAGAAATCAAGGCAGAACCTTGCATGGGCACATGCGCTCCAATTCTCATTAGAGCGTTTCAAATAAAACTGTATCCGCAATGGGTAAACCAGCCCCGGACATCGTTGGTGGATACGTCCGCCAATGCGTTAGCGATGGCGTCGAGTAAATGGGGATAGTTTCGTGCCTGGATCTTTCGCAGGATTGCCTTGAGCTTACTCCACATCATTTCGATGGGATTGAGGTCCGGGGAGTAAGCCGGCAGGAAGCGGACTTGGGCCTTGGCCTGCCGGATCAGATTGAGGGTGTCCTCGTTTTTATGGGCGCGCAAGTTGTCCATGATGACGATGTCTCCGGGACGCAGGGAGGGGACGAGGATCTGGAGCACATAGGCTTGAAAGACCTCGGTGTTAGCCGCGCCCTCAACACTCATGCAGGCGGTGGTGCCGTCCAGGCGCCCGAGGAGATCATCGTGGTGGTGTGCCAGTGTCCATGCGGAGCATGGCAGAGCAGACGTTGGCGCCCGAGGGGCGCGACCCCGTAACCGGGTCAGGTTGGTCTTGGCCGCCGACTCGTCGATGAACACGAGCCGCGCCGGGTCGAGGCCGCCTTGGCTGCGCTTCCAGCGGCGGCGGGCTTGCGCGATATCGGGGCGGTTTTGCTCGGAGGCATGGAGCGTCTTTTTTTATATGTCAGCCCCAGCTTGTCCAGAGCCCAATGGATCGCTCCGACCGTATAGCCTAAGTCCAGACGCTCCTTGATTTCGGCCAAGGTCAAGTCCGGATGCTGCCCCACCAATGCCTTCAGTTCCGGCCCATGATCAGGCAATAAGCGTGCCTTGCGGCCCGAAAACCGATGCCGGGCTTCGATCAGGCCAGTCCGGCGCCGTTGCTGGATCAGCTTCTTCACCATCCCCAAC comes from the Ruficoccus amylovorans genome and includes:
- a CDS encoding MBL fold metallo-hydrolase RNA specificity domain-containing protein, which codes for MPFSRIEYVHGGVHLPRLGLWLDPSRPKAGAVFVSHAHSDHTAAHRSVILSAPTAHLMRLRLGGDRTEHCLSFGKATEFHAGEIPFRLTLLPAGHILGSSMAYIEAGGQSLLYTGDFKLRSGLSCEPCQLRPADILIMETTFGRPHYRLPDPTQTWQALADFCHETLAAGATPVLMAYSLGKTQEVLAGLKTTGLTFALHEQAHLMTQAYEAHGVSFPAYACFDGSELDGKVLIWPPAALRSKLLKGLPRLRTAAITGWAMDASCRFRMKADTAFALSDHADYPELLEAVKQVNPSQVWTLHGSAADFADSLRQHGYQAAPLSQPDQLSLILGC
- a CDS encoding IS630 family transposase gives rise to the protein MAQARRRWKRSQGGLDPARLVFIDESAAKTNLTRLRGRAPRAPTSALPCSAWTLAHHHDDLLGRLDGTTACMSVEGAANTEVFQAYVLQILVPSLRPGDIVIMDNLRAHKNEDTLNLIRQAKAQVRFLPAYSPDLNPIEMMWSKLKAILRKIQARNYPHLLDAIANALADVSTNDVRGWFTHCGYSFI
- a CDS encoding transposase, with the translated sequence MKTLSLDLRRRLVESYDEGKCTQAEVAQRFRVSLGMVKKLIQQRRRTGLIEARHRFSGRKARLLPDHGPELKALVGQHPDLTLAEIKERLDLGYTVGAIHWALDKLGLTYKKRRSMPPSKTAPISRKPAAAGSAAKAASTRRGSCSSTSRRPRPT